The following proteins are co-located in the Candidatus Omnitrophota bacterium genome:
- a CDS encoding cobalamin B12-binding domain-containing protein produces MKLLLINPPSENELLGNNPRIIESERGFNPPLGLLYIAAYLRKNSSHEIAVIDAPSEHLSYSLLEKRIAAFAPDVVGITAMTFTMRDVLKTAGIVKKLND; encoded by the coding sequence GTGAAACTGCTCCTCATAAATCCCCCGTCGGAAAACGAGTTGCTTGGGAATAATCCCCGGATCATAGAAAGTGAAAGGGGTTTCAATCCTCCGCTGGGGCTTCTGTATATCGCCGCATATCTGCGCAAGAATTCTTCGCACGAGATTGCTGTGATTGACGCTCCCTCCGAGCATCTGAGCTATTCTCTCCTGGAGAAAAGGATAGCGGCTTTCGCGCCGGATGTAGTCGGTATAACGGCCATGACTTTCACAATGAGGGATGTCCTGAAAACAGCCGGTATTGTGAAAAAGCTGAACGACG